Genomic DNA from Eschrichtius robustus isolate mEscRob2 chromosome 4, mEscRob2.pri, whole genome shotgun sequence:
TCTATGATTGTACCAACCTAGCAACCATAACAGAGGTCCACTTAATCTAAAAATTAAACTGGCACTTACAGCAAATACATTGTGGGCCTGCATTTTCTGTATAGCTTTTAACTCCTTTTTTCAAAATCCTTCCCTTGCTTTTggataatttatttctaaatatttcaccTTATTATTTCACCATATTATTTGCATCATACTAAACCTTGGCCAACCcttaaaatgttaaaggaaaaacattaatatatttCCTAATGGGTATATGTATAAATACTTTTTATGTTCAGCCCCTGCAAAGCCACCAGATAATctgtaaaaagttttaaaacatgaatCAGAGCTGAGTTTTAAGAACTTAGCTATGAATGGCTGAGATCATTACCCATTTAATATAGTCCCCCCAAAGAATAACAGAATgtgtaaaatgaaatgaaggtcCCTTAGAGTTTGAAATTCTTCTGGTGCACAATCCTGTCTTCTTCATTCAAGAAGTCTGTAGTCATTTTCAGGATCCACTCCAGGAGCCAAAATTCTTAATTTAGGTATCAGGCAAACCATTCTGTAAAAACCAAATAATTGTCAacaatgtttcctttttctttccctttaaataCTTTATGCCAACTTCTGAAAACTTTGATTGTCTTAGTCATTTGCCTATTCCTAAATGATTTTCATATTGATAAGAGCAAAAAAAGGCCTGACTATTCTTTATAAGTCTTCCATTTTCTATCCAGAGCTGAAAATTCAgatcatttaaaacaaacaaaacactacaTTTGAAGTATCACTCTACCAGATATCAGGAGGAGTGGGTGGAAAGATTCTCCTTTACAAATGACTTGACAGAGGATTTTATAGAAACATCCATCTTCCTTTTGTCCCACTGAACCCTCGGCCACACCATTCAAGAAATCCAAGGAATCAGAGACAATGGGGCCTCACGGACAGTGAGTTTATGCCCAAATTTTTGCCAAAattgggggctgggggtgagaAAAGAAGACATAATTACCGCAAATTCAGTAAGCATGATGACTGAGAGAAATTACAGTGAGTAAACGATTAGCTCCAAAGTCCAAAGGAGCTGTTTAATGACTAAATGAGCTGCACCGCTTTTCCTCCTTCAGCTGACTGCTCCTCTCCTGAACTTGTCCCTTGTTATCATCTCAGTCCTGTGTCCTCCTTCTTGTTctgctcccccaacccccttctcTAAGTTCCCTTTCTTTATCCTCTGCCAAAACTGTCTTCTCAGAGGGGGCGGCAATGAAAATGGAGAGCATGGATTTTCCAAATGGAATCTAGAGTTTTGTGACTTATCAGTTGGTGGTGTGGAGTGGGCGGGTGTGTATATGAAGCAAAgcgggaaatcaaaaaatgagaCCCAGGCTTCCGGGAGGAGAAGTGAGTGAATaaagttaacatttactgaaatGGGAACACTGAAAAATAAGGTCATTTGAGTAAGAAGTCAAGAGTCCAGTTCTGGACCTATCTGAGATAACCGTGCACGGCCTGCTCACGGTCAAACCGTTGTACAGTAACAGTAGCTTTAGCTGAGCGCTGACTGCTGCCAGGCAATATGCAAATAAATCGCTTTTAGATAAGTTAGCCATTGATCTAGAACACCACGCCACAACACCACACCCCTATGACCTAGTTACTATTGGTCCCAAATGGTAAATGTGAATATAAAGCTCCAAAAAGCCAAATAACGTCTCCAGTTTCTTCGTGGTAGGGcagggactcaaacccagccggTTTCCTCCCAACACAGAACAAAAAAATTATGAAGCCAAGTTTCCTCTACACCTCATCTGAACACCCTCAACTGAGGTGCCAAGGAAGGACATTTTCACTCTGGTCTTCGTTCCACTCCCGCGCCTACCCGATCCTGCCACTCGCCAGCTAGATGATGGTGGACAGGCCGTAACTTTCCGTAATGCAATGTCCTCGCCTCTCCcgcacccacctccccagactgGGGTAGATGGTCTCTAAGCCCCTTACCACTTGAACGCTGCGTTAAGAGTACTCACCAGGGCAAAAAATACACGAAGAAAAACAACACCACGTCTAAGAGGACGAAGAGCCAGAGATCCAACCAGTAGGAATGTTTTGGTAACCGGTCTGCCCCGGACTGAGGCCGCACTTCGTGGTTCTGCTGCGGCCTCTCGGCTTCACCCAAGCCTCGCCGCTCCCGGGGACCATCCCGACCATCTTCGGCCGCCGAGCCCACCTCCATCTTACAGCAGTCGCCGCGCCACAATCTGAGTAGCCAGAAATCCTCAGCTCCCGCTCTTCCGCGCTCACCTCCCCGGAAAAGTGGACGAAGtccgaccccccccccccccctcccacgCATGCGCTGTTCCCCGCCCCGGAAATGGGCCCTGTACCCACCCCGGAAATGGGCCCTGTACCCGCCCCTTCCAGCGCGCAGGCGCTGCCCGTCGGTCCGCTTCCTCAGTGACTGAGGACAGGCAGCGACGTCTCCACTTGGAGGCGGGGGAAGTTACCCGCCCGCTCCGCCCTGCAGCGTCCAGGTGGGAAGCCGGTTATTCAGGTTTCGCTAGAAGAAATACTCTCTGGCCGGACTGGAAGTCACTTCACGTCCCATGCCTGACAGGTGATGGATTCCACCTTGGAAGTGCCCATGGTCGCCTCTCCTTATCCCTGTATTCCTTTTGGGTCCTTATGCCAAGGTTTTAAAAGAGCCTGCTTTAATGGGTTTTGTACTGTCCTTAGCATGTTACACTTATTTGATTAAATTCTGGAAACAGCCCTAATGAGGTTGACATCATAAGTATGAGCGTAAGTTTCTAAAGGGGCCAGAGAGCAAAACGTGAGAATTTTGTATGTACCTCAAAGGAGTGAATTTAAGAATAATCCAGGGGTTTGGGAGTGTGATCCCCCATGGCATTAGAATgttagcagaaagaaaatgatttacCATTGTAGGCAAGGGAAAATTCTCTTTTACTCTCTTTGGGTCTCCAGCTGGGcgtaagaattaaattgacataagacaggttaacaggagaaaagcatagaagtggtttttagggtttttttggttttttttttacatgtacatgGAAACCTTCACAAGAGAATGAAGACCTGAGGAAGTGACCAGGGCAGAAAGCTTTTCTAccttttagaaaaagaaacaagtaagACAAAGAGGTTTGGTTAGGGGTAGTAAATTGTGGAGAAATGACTAGGAAGATAAGGGTTAGTTTAACAAGGTTTGTTTGTATGGATTTTTTGGTCCAATTTCCCGTCTctggtgataaaaatattttcctcctgATGTAGGGAGGGCATCTTTTACATGGGAATTTTTTTATCTCcttcaggaagaaaagggaaggtcAGAGTGCCCTTCTAGCACCAGCTGTTTCTCAAATGCCTTTAACtgaaaatattcaatatgccaaagtgacatattttggggtgacatgCTCTGAACTCCTTCATTCCCCTGTCTGAAACTTCCCTAGAAGTTTCACATAAACTCTGAGTTAGTGGCTGTGGAGAGAAGAATTGGGTTAGCAGCTGAGTGGCAAGGGATCTGCAAAGGGAGAGAAGAACATAGATTAGAATGAGGATGAATAAACGGAAAATAACAAATCTAAGCACATTTCCCCATATCCCATTAAATCAGTCTCCCATCCCTGGGAATAAGTCAGTCCAATAGAATGGCTGAG
This window encodes:
- the C4H4orf3 gene encoding uncharacterized protein C4orf3 homolog, translating into MEVGSAAEDGRDGPRERRGLGEAERPQQNHEVRPQSGADRLPKHSYWLDLWLFVLLDVVLFFFVYFLP